Proteins from one Ketobacter alkanivorans genomic window:
- a CDS encoding CheR family methyltransferase, with protein sequence MSQDSYAEQLNEFEVEVECLMEALYLRWGYDFREYSRASLRRRVARYMSDNHYQRVADLQHELIRDKKRCVHFVRGLTVNVTDMFRDPEFYKVIREQVVPELRSHPFLKIWHAGCSTGEEAYSMAILLHEEGLGERAVIYATDINSQVLEQASKGVYHEKMLSAARENYAGTGGPGRLDDFISVGYERFLVDPKLKKNIVFTQHDLVTDQVFGEMQMVICRNVLIYFRRELQTKVLTLFHDSLDMGGFLGLGMKESLRSLPNHIRFKPIDESARVFQRID encoded by the coding sequence ATGAGCCAAGATAGCTACGCAGAACAACTTAATGAATTTGAGGTTGAAGTAGAATGCCTGATGGAGGCGCTCTATTTGCGTTGGGGTTATGATTTTCGCGAATATTCCCGTGCGTCCCTGCGTCGCCGTGTAGCCCGTTACATGTCTGATAATCATTATCAGCGGGTTGCCGATCTTCAGCATGAATTAATTCGGGATAAAAAGCGTTGTGTTCACTTCGTGCGTGGTTTAACGGTCAATGTAACGGACATGTTTCGAGATCCCGAATTTTATAAGGTTATTCGGGAGCAGGTGGTGCCCGAGCTGAGAAGTCATCCGTTTTTGAAAATTTGGCATGCTGGCTGCTCCACCGGAGAGGAAGCCTATTCCATGGCCATATTGCTGCATGAGGAAGGCTTAGGGGAGCGAGCTGTGATCTACGCCACCGACATCAATTCTCAGGTGCTGGAGCAGGCGAGCAAGGGCGTTTATCATGAAAAGATGCTATCCGCCGCTAGGGAGAACTACGCTGGAACGGGTGGTCCAGGTCGGCTGGATGACTTCATTTCAGTGGGCTACGAGCGCTTTTTGGTCGATCCAAAACTTAAAAAAAATATCGTTTTCACCCAGCATGATCTTGTTACGGATCAAGTGTTTGGTGAGATGCAAATGGTCATCTGTCGCAATGTCCTGATCTACTTTAGGCGCGAACTTCAGACTAAAGTGCTAACCTTATTCCATGACAGTCTGGATATGGGTGGCTTTTTGGGGTTGGGAATGAAAGAGTCCCTGCGCAGCCTGCCTAACCATATTAGATTTAAACCCATTGATGAATCAGCAAGAGTGTTCCAGCGGATTGATTAA
- a CDS encoding EAL domain-containing protein has protein sequence MKQSILIVDDQKANLVALEATLSELEDVEIIAATSGPEALSILLKQSVAMVLLDVQMPGMDGFEVASYMRQRSKSRHIPIIFLTAINKEEGYLFKGYENGGVDFLFKPFDPFVLLSKVRIFLELDGRQRQLEEALSKLKQVRTSNEVLLRSVGEGIIGVCLKGTITFVNPAAEMILGVHSSALIGEPLYQAVIVSTHNAGRAGWQDTKLYKACSEGKAYHSDVGVFRSYHNKMLPVEYTASPTHSPSGQFDGAVIVFKDITERKKIEEKLHYMAQYDALTELGNRNLFNSALNNSITYSDHSGQAFALLFMDLDRFKQVNDSMGHDAGDELLKEVALRVNRCIRDSDILCRLGGDEFTVIINGEFAEKASVRVSEKLIHSLSQPFEIFGQELYVGASIGIVYYPELGKDSSELIRNADMAMYQAKHEGRNRYRVFEPNMKTQVEESMALEVELRRAVENMDFKLHYQPKFDMTTGEIVGAEALLRWWVGGKPVSPVTFIPIAEETGLINGIGRWVFETAAKQVQVWSTMFDLPDGFRISVNMSVQQLQDPDLLDTLSDFISKCNIQSELLEIEITESLFLERTEINLRNLAGIRELGPGIALDDFGTGYSSMGYLAQLPLTVLKIDKTFVDNVHQPQGSAIISAVVALAKGLGVEVIAEGVEQEDQAKKLIELGCVTAQGFYYSQPIPAEDLEVLLEQSLLRLAAPLEGTTGSSS, from the coding sequence ATGAAGCAGAGCATCCTGATAGTCGATGATCAGAAGGCCAACCTGGTTGCTTTAGAAGCGACACTCAGTGAGCTGGAGGATGTTGAGATCATCGCGGCCACTTCCGGGCCAGAGGCGTTGTCCATTTTGCTCAAACAGTCCGTGGCAATGGTGTTACTTGATGTACAGATGCCTGGGATGGATGGTTTTGAGGTGGCGAGCTACATGCGGCAGCGCAGTAAGTCGCGTCACATTCCGATTATTTTTCTAACCGCCATCAATAAGGAAGAGGGATACTTATTCAAAGGCTATGAGAATGGTGGGGTGGATTTTCTGTTTAAGCCATTCGATCCCTTTGTGCTATTGAGTAAAGTACGAATCTTTCTGGAACTTGATGGGCGCCAGCGTCAATTGGAAGAAGCCCTGAGTAAGCTGAAGCAGGTTAGAACCAGTAACGAAGTTCTGTTGCGTTCAGTGGGCGAGGGAATTATCGGGGTTTGCCTCAAGGGAACCATCACGTTTGTGAACCCTGCTGCAGAGATGATTCTAGGGGTGCATAGCTCCGCCTTAATTGGCGAGCCCCTTTATCAGGCCGTTATCGTCTCCACTCATAATGCTGGCCGTGCGGGGTGGCAGGATACCAAATTGTATAAAGCCTGCTCTGAAGGCAAGGCCTATCACTCCGATGTTGGGGTATTCCGCTCTTACCATAATAAAATGTTGCCCGTTGAATACACAGCTAGCCCCACACATTCACCTTCAGGCCAATTCGATGGTGCTGTGATTGTGTTCAAGGACATTACAGAGCGTAAAAAGATCGAAGAAAAGCTGCACTATATGGCGCAGTATGATGCGCTGACGGAACTTGGCAATCGAAACTTGTTTAATTCGGCCTTGAATAACTCCATCACGTACAGCGATCACAGTGGCCAGGCGTTTGCACTTTTATTCATGGATCTGGATCGCTTCAAGCAAGTGAATGACAGCATGGGGCATGACGCGGGCGATGAACTATTAAAAGAGGTTGCCTTAAGAGTTAACCGGTGCATCCGCGATTCTGACATTCTGTGTCGCCTGGGAGGCGACGAGTTTACTGTTATCATCAATGGTGAATTCGCGGAGAAAGCCTCAGTGAGAGTGTCGGAAAAGTTGATACATTCGTTGTCGCAGCCATTTGAAATATTTGGGCAAGAGCTATATGTGGGTGCCAGCATAGGGATCGTGTATTACCCTGAGCTTGGTAAGGACTCCAGTGAGTTGATCCGTAATGCGGATATGGCCATGTATCAGGCCAAGCATGAAGGTAGAAATCGGTACCGGGTGTTCGAACCGAACATGAAGACCCAGGTGGAAGAGTCGATGGCGCTTGAGGTTGAATTGCGTCGTGCTGTCGAAAACATGGACTTTAAACTGCATTATCAGCCCAAGTTTGATATGACCACAGGTGAAATCGTGGGTGCTGAAGCATTGCTGCGTTGGTGGGTTGGTGGCAAGCCGGTTTCTCCGGTTACCTTCATTCCCATTGCAGAAGAAACCGGGCTGATCAACGGCATAGGTCGGTGGGTGTTTGAAACGGCTGCAAAGCAGGTGCAGGTATGGAGCACGATGTTCGATTTGCCTGATGGCTTCAGAATTTCGGTGAATATGTCTGTGCAACAGTTGCAGGATCCTGATCTGTTAGACACGCTGAGCGATTTCATTTCTAAGTGTAATATTCAATCTGAGTTACTGGAAATTGAAATTACCGAAAGCCTGTTCTTAGAGCGGACAGAAATTAATTTGCGGAATTTGGCAGGCATCCGTGAGCTTGGCCCTGGTATAGCACTGGATGATTTTGGCACCGGATATTCATCCATGGGTTACTTGGCCCAGCTGCCGTTGACAGTGTTAAAAATTGATAAGACCTTTGTGGATAATGTGCATCAACCTCAAGGTAGTGCCATCATCTCTGCGGTGGTGGCGTTGGCAAAAGGGCTGGGGGTTGAGGTTATTGCCGAGGGCGTTGAGCAAGAAGATCAAGCTAAAAAACTGATTGAATTGGGTTGTGTGACCGCGCAAGGGTTCTATTACAGCCAACCTATACCTGCAGAAGATTTGGAAGTGTTGCTTGAGCAATCGCTGCTGAGATTGGCGGCTCCGTTAGAGGGCACCACTGGGTCAAGCTCTTAG
- a CDS encoding DUF2066 domain-containing protein: MTKIVNLLSVAPLLRALMFRALTLAALMLSSALTIGAEVTDLYKASVAVPDRSVAARDSAVAEGLSRVLVRVSGNSSIVLQDSVKSALTDAGRYVVQFGYHSKETLSPEDGAMIKTVFLNVSFDDVAVNQFLRREGFPIWATSRPNILFWGAVSGVGGRQLVGGQQQIALQQALEQQAKRRGLPLVLPKYDDQDLAQVRAGDIWGMFVDPIVSASARYDANVVVIAKVLETPDSVRVSAALSIQEQQQWWEVAAETLDQAVVMLIDQLGDRVGERFAVQASLAVGEQVILDVSGVEELKDYARLGEYLDGLLAIRGWYLSQAQGSHHQYTIILESDLDALEQGLRLDRKLVPQPVKLVVPLGEGSTDAAESTSTSTIPVTEGPAEASTNGPQVPARPVLYYRWNG; this comes from the coding sequence ATGACTAAGATAGTGAACCTGTTGTCCGTGGCTCCTTTGTTGAGAGCCTTGATGTTCAGAGCCTTGACGTTGGCGGCGCTGATGTTGTCCAGTGCTCTGACAATTGGGGCTGAAGTGACTGATCTGTACAAGGCTTCTGTGGCGGTGCCGGATCGCAGCGTAGCTGCCCGTGACTCGGCGGTTGCAGAGGGCCTGAGCAGGGTGCTGGTGAGGGTGAGTGGCAATTCATCGATTGTGTTACAGGATTCGGTTAAATCAGCCCTAACTGATGCAGGCCGATATGTGGTTCAGTTTGGCTATCACTCCAAAGAGACCCTCTCCCCAGAAGACGGTGCAATGATCAAAACGGTCTTCCTTAATGTGAGTTTTGACGATGTTGCAGTAAATCAGTTTCTGCGTCGGGAAGGCTTTCCCATTTGGGCCACCAGTCGTCCCAATATCCTGTTTTGGGGGGCTGTCAGCGGAGTTGGTGGGCGTCAGCTCGTGGGCGGGCAGCAGCAGATAGCCTTGCAGCAGGCACTTGAACAGCAAGCGAAACGTCGAGGTTTACCTCTTGTGTTGCCCAAATACGATGACCAGGATCTGGCTCAGGTTCGTGCTGGCGATATTTGGGGAATGTTTGTGGATCCAATCGTCAGCGCCTCTGCGCGTTATGATGCCAACGTGGTCGTGATCGCCAAGGTGCTTGAGACCCCTGATTCCGTTCGGGTCAGCGCGGCTCTGAGTATTCAGGAGCAACAGCAGTGGTGGGAAGTGGCGGCCGAAACTTTGGATCAAGCGGTGGTGATGTTAATCGATCAGCTGGGTGACCGGGTGGGTGAGCGTTTTGCGGTGCAGGCGTCCTTGGCCGTCGGTGAGCAGGTGATTTTGGATGTGAGTGGCGTTGAAGAATTGAAGGACTATGCCCGTTTGGGTGAATATCTGGATGGATTGCTGGCTATTCGCGGTTGGTATTTAAGTCAGGCCCAAGGGTCGCATCATCAATACACCATTATATTGGAAAGCGATCTGGACGCATTGGAGCAAGGGTTACGCCTTGATCGCAAGCTTGTGCCGCAACCGGTTAAATTGGTGGTGCCATTAGGAGAGGGGAGTACCGATGCAGCTGAATCTACTTCCACTTCCACGATCCCGGTGACGGAAGGCCCGGCGGAAGCGTCTACGAACGGGCCTCAGGTGCCAGCGCGACCTGTTCTGTATTATCGCTGGAACGGATAG
- a CDS encoding chemotaxis protein CheB, with translation MNQQECSSGLIKQVECVVIGASSGGLDVLIKLLQALPVHYQIPTVAILHQRPNRSSGVPDMLSKYTHMTVQEPEDKQGIEPGHFYVAPPNYHLLIDPDKVFSLSIDAPLNFCRPSIDMAFQSAAEVYREALVGCVLTGANSDGGQGARYIKDYNGRVLVQNPKQATVDSMPLAAIAAADVDDILDIEDIAKRLASFGDPAERIPS, from the coding sequence ATGAATCAGCAAGAGTGTTCCAGCGGATTGATTAAACAGGTTGAGTGTGTAGTTATAGGTGCGTCCAGCGGTGGGTTGGATGTGTTGATCAAGCTGTTACAGGCATTACCAGTGCATTATCAGATTCCAACGGTAGCGATTCTTCATCAGCGACCCAACAGATCCAGCGGCGTACCCGATATGCTTTCAAAGTACACCCATATGACAGTGCAGGAGCCAGAAGATAAACAAGGAATTGAACCGGGTCACTTCTATGTGGCACCGCCCAATTATCATTTGCTGATTGATCCCGATAAAGTGTTTTCACTCAGCATTGATGCGCCGTTGAATTTTTGTCGACCGTCTATCGATATGGCGTTTCAGTCAGCTGCTGAGGTGTATCGGGAGGCACTGGTCGGATGTGTTCTGACCGGGGCTAATTCGGATGGTGGTCAGGGGGCTCGTTATATCAAGGATTACAACGGTCGTGTTTTGGTGCAGAACCCAAAGCAGGCTACAGTGGATTCCATGCCGTTGGCGGCCATTGCTGCTGCTGATGTGGATGACATACTGGATATAGAAGATATCGCCAAACGCCTGGCCTCTTTTGGTGACCCTGCGGAACGCATACCATCATGA
- the purN gene encoding phosphoribosylglycinamide formyltransferase, translating to MNIVVLISGSGTNLQAIIEGIEAGEIDGRIVAVISNRPNVKGLERAQQHGIETLVLDHTQFESREAFDSVLQQQIEQYQPDLVVLAGFMRILTDAFVDHFKGRMLNIHPSLLPKYKGLNTHQRALDAHEAQHGCSVHFVSTELDSGAVIGHAKVDIERNDTAQSLSQKVQKQEHSLYPACVKLFCSKQIQLTPEGVLYAGTLLPDSGLDLTGD from the coding sequence ATGAATATTGTTGTTTTGATCTCCGGCAGTGGTACCAACCTGCAGGCGATCATAGAGGGTATTGAGGCTGGCGAGATCGACGGGCGGATTGTAGCCGTCATCAGCAATCGGCCTAACGTTAAGGGTCTGGAGCGGGCACAGCAGCACGGCATCGAAACCCTAGTTCTGGATCACACGCAGTTTGAAAGCCGCGAGGCATTCGATTCTGTGCTTCAGCAACAAATCGAGCAGTACCAGCCAGACCTAGTTGTCCTGGCGGGTTTCATGCGCATCCTCACCGATGCATTTGTAGATCATTTCAAAGGCCGTATGCTGAACATTCACCCATCGCTGCTGCCAAAATACAAAGGGCTCAACACTCATCAGCGTGCATTGGATGCCCATGAAGCACAGCATGGATGCAGTGTGCACTTTGTCAGTACAGAGCTCGATAGCGGTGCCGTCATTGGGCACGCCAAAGTTGATATTGAGCGGAACGATACCGCCCAGAGCCTGTCTCAAAAAGTTCAGAAACAGGAACACAGCCTTTACCCAGCCTGTGTCAAACTCTTCTGTAGCAAACAGATACAACTGACACCCGAAGGTGTGTTGTATGCGGGAACACTACTACCTGACTCAGGGTTGGATCTTACCGGGGATTGA
- a CDS encoding DUF3108 domain-containing protein — MREHYYLTQGWILPGIDMDVIRVLPLCILLLLSAGISRADAETMPFSSFTAHYRGEANGMSVKNLGTRTLISLGQDKYQLEYNAEAMIYSLKERSTFLWENGIPKPLSYDSTRGTFLKKRENHIQFNWPSGNGSFTHKKKKGSFKLIEGMQDPLTSTLLLALRLQDGNRSIEFTEAKGNDQEIRTFTLLDTPTIQTALGDVKTYHLQRLHDDKKRHTELWLHHDYPFIPVKVKQDDDGDRFLLELTQFSID, encoded by the coding sequence ATGCGGGAACACTACTACCTGACTCAGGGTTGGATCTTACCGGGGATTGATATGGACGTTATTCGCGTATTGCCGCTCTGCATCCTGCTACTGCTTAGCGCAGGCATTTCCAGAGCAGACGCAGAGACCATGCCATTCAGTTCTTTCACCGCCCATTATCGTGGCGAGGCCAATGGTATGTCGGTCAAAAACCTCGGCACCCGAACCCTCATAAGCCTGGGCCAGGATAAATATCAACTGGAATACAATGCCGAGGCCATGATCTATAGCCTCAAAGAGCGCTCCACCTTCTTGTGGGAAAACGGCATACCTAAGCCGCTCAGTTACGATTCAACCCGCGGAACCTTCCTGAAAAAACGCGAGAACCATATCCAATTCAACTGGCCATCTGGCAATGGCAGCTTCACGCATAAAAAGAAAAAGGGCTCCTTTAAACTGATAGAAGGTATGCAGGACCCTCTCACCAGCACCTTATTGCTGGCCCTCAGGCTACAAGACGGTAACCGTAGTATTGAGTTCACGGAAGCCAAGGGTAACGATCAGGAAATACGGACATTCACGCTGCTGGATACACCGACGATCCAAACAGCGCTGGGCGACGTAAAAACCTATCACTTGCAACGACTGCATGATGACAAAAAACGCCATACCGAACTGTGGCTACACCACGATTACCCCTTCATACCGGTCAAGGTGAAACAGGATGACGATGGTGACCGTTTTCTGTTAGAGCTGACCCAGTTCTCGATCGACTAA
- the purM gene encoding phosphoribosylformylglycinamidine cyclo-ligase, giving the protein MSEKTPSLSYKDAGVDINAGDELVQRIKGVAKRTSRPEVLGGLGGFGALCEIPEKYKKPVLVSGTDGVGTKLRLAIDLKKHDTVGIDLVAMCVNDLVVTGAEPLFFLDYYATGHLDVDVAADVVTGIGTGCEQAGCALVGGETAEMPGMYEGDDYDLAGFCVGVVEKDSIISGTTVAPGDALIGLASSGPHSNGYSLIRKIIAVSGADVQQDLDGKPLADHLMAPTRIYVKSLLALIEKCEVKAMAHITGGGITENVPRVLPDNANAVIDTNSWQWPKIFNWLQDNGNVDTREMYRTFNCGVGMILCVPADKASTAISELTALGEQAWVIGSIESGNEQSPEVVLQGI; this is encoded by the coding sequence ATGTCAGAGAAAACCCCTTCCCTAAGCTATAAAGACGCCGGTGTGGACATCAACGCCGGGGATGAACTGGTTCAGCGCATCAAAGGGGTAGCCAAACGCACCAGCCGTCCTGAAGTACTGGGTGGCCTGGGCGGGTTTGGCGCACTGTGCGAAATTCCTGAAAAATACAAAAAACCGGTTTTGGTATCCGGTACAGACGGTGTGGGCACCAAACTGCGCCTTGCCATCGACCTGAAAAAGCACGATACCGTGGGCATCGACCTAGTGGCCATGTGCGTCAATGACTTGGTCGTTACCGGCGCAGAACCGTTGTTCTTCCTTGATTACTATGCCACCGGACACTTGGACGTAGACGTAGCCGCCGATGTTGTTACCGGTATCGGCACCGGCTGCGAGCAGGCAGGCTGTGCGCTGGTAGGCGGTGAGACGGCTGAAATGCCCGGCATGTACGAAGGAGATGACTACGATCTGGCGGGGTTCTGCGTAGGTGTAGTAGAAAAAGACAGCATCATCAGCGGCACCACTGTCGCGCCAGGTGATGCATTGATCGGCCTGGCGTCTTCTGGCCCCCACTCCAATGGCTACTCATTGATCCGCAAAATCATTGCTGTGTCAGGTGCTGACGTACAGCAGGATCTGGACGGCAAACCGCTGGCAGATCACCTGATGGCACCCACCCGGATCTACGTGAAATCCTTACTGGCGCTGATCGAAAAATGTGAAGTGAAAGCCATGGCACACATCACCGGTGGCGGTATAACCGAGAACGTTCCCCGCGTGCTGCCAGACAACGCCAATGCCGTCATCGATACCAACTCCTGGCAATGGCCAAAAATATTCAACTGGCTGCAGGATAACGGCAACGTGGACACCCGGGAAATGTACCGCACCTTCAATTGTGGCGTTGGTATGATTCTATGTGTCCCCGCTGACAAGGCCTCCACTGCAATATCTGAATTAACTGCGCTGGGCGAACAGGCCTGGGTGATTGGCAGCATAGAAAGCGGAAACGAGCAGTCTCCCGAAGTTGTATTGCAAGGCATTTAA